One Rossellomorea aquimaris DNA window includes the following coding sequences:
- a CDS encoding sigma-70 family RNA polymerase sigma factor, with product MDVKLVKKAIKGNEQAFEILIHSESEKLYRTAFLYVRNKEDALDVVQETVCKAFTSIARLKNPEYFSTWLIKILIHTAYSILKKQNRLVLTGDEFLDTAIVSEESDVEGRIDLITAMASLNQHYQTVIILFYFQGQSIKMISDTMGTPEGTVKTYLHRAKLELRMLLEGVNQYGQKMVCGRNG from the coding sequence ATGGATGTAAAACTCGTAAAAAAAGCAATAAAGGGGAATGAACAGGCATTCGAAATACTGATCCACTCAGAAAGTGAGAAGTTGTACCGGACGGCATTTCTATATGTAAGAAATAAAGAGGATGCTCTGGATGTTGTACAGGAAACGGTTTGTAAAGCATTCACCTCGATAGCCCGGTTGAAGAATCCGGAGTATTTCAGCACCTGGCTGATCAAGATCCTGATTCATACGGCATACAGCATCTTAAAGAAACAAAACCGGCTCGTGCTGACAGGGGATGAGTTTCTAGATACCGCCATCGTGTCAGAAGAATCGGATGTAGAAGGGCGGATTGACTTGATTACAGCTATGGCGTCTTTGAATCAGCACTATCAAACGGTCATTATCTTATTCTATTTCCAGGGTCAATCGATCAAGATGATTTCTGATACGATGGGTACGCCTGAAGGGACGGTCAAGACGTATCTTCACCGGGCAAAACTGGAATTAAGAATGCTGTTGGAAGGAGTGAATCAGTATGGACAAAAAATGGTTTGTGGAAGAAATGGATAA
- a CDS encoding DUF4179 domain-containing protein: MDKKWFVEEMDNIEVPKEEVFEAISTGIIEGRKQKVRKKTAKISAAFTTAAASMVLVSGFLFAPVNNALAKLPVLGGIYEKVGSQVGKELYFSDKVTEVNQAATSRGVDVTITSTYYDGNVIGVTFKAKGDDLSIEHMDEGNRPVSGYSYHLFDGKDQNQWGSGSSGLKKDGDEFIGSIEFYRDGKEPPENFTLPLTFTHMADVNGTWTFDVPVKRIPSENIQTDVRTESPHGEFELQVTSVTKGKATTTLEYTYSVEAEKDTLNLIVFDDLGNRLSKSSAETLNIKEIDGDYQKTVRELFTNKLSDNAQSLKVQADMERVDEDGIISLKDSTPFQVKSPRFGYQVTVQDIQNVKGKVILDFSLDAIKEKQFKYDILENFAQFVQVIPSKDIKRKAKDELDYNEMVNHMIRSATTKTVDKDTLRYQSTFTLPQDANLEDYSLIVPFETLSRNDKPVKMKPFEINLK, encoded by the coding sequence ATGGACAAAAAATGGTTTGTGGAAGAAATGGATAACATCGAAGTACCAAAAGAAGAGGTTTTTGAGGCGATTTCAACTGGAATCATAGAAGGTAGAAAACAAAAGGTCCGGAAAAAAACGGCCAAAATAAGTGCCGCCTTTACCACCGCTGCTGCCTCCATGGTACTCGTATCGGGCTTCCTATTCGCACCTGTGAACAATGCACTTGCCAAACTGCCTGTACTGGGCGGCATTTACGAAAAAGTAGGTTCCCAGGTCGGAAAAGAACTCTATTTCAGCGATAAAGTGACGGAAGTTAATCAGGCCGCCACTTCAAGGGGCGTAGATGTGACAATCACAAGCACATATTATGATGGGAACGTCATCGGAGTAACCTTCAAGGCGAAGGGTGATGACCTTTCCATCGAACATATGGACGAAGGGAATCGTCCGGTGAGCGGATACAGCTATCATCTCTTCGACGGTAAGGATCAGAATCAATGGGGATCGGGAAGTTCGGGTCTTAAAAAAGACGGGGATGAGTTCATAGGCTCGATCGAATTTTACCGGGATGGGAAAGAACCGCCGGAAAACTTCACCCTTCCGTTAACTTTCACCCATATGGCAGATGTGAACGGTACCTGGACCTTTGATGTACCGGTCAAGAGGATTCCATCTGAAAATATCCAAACAGATGTAAGGACAGAATCTCCCCATGGGGAATTTGAGCTTCAAGTGACATCTGTCACTAAAGGAAAAGCTACGACTACACTGGAGTATACATATTCGGTGGAGGCTGAGAAAGATACGTTAAATCTGATTGTGTTTGATGACTTAGGGAACCGGTTATCAAAGTCCAGTGCAGAGACACTGAATATCAAAGAAATTGACGGTGATTATCAAAAGACTGTCAGAGAGCTGTTCACTAATAAACTCAGTGATAATGCACAGTCGCTGAAAGTCCAAGCTGATATGGAGCGAGTAGATGAAGACGGCATCATCTCACTGAAGGATTCAACTCCATTCCAGGTGAAGAGCCCTCGTTTTGGTTATCAGGTCACGGTACAAGATATCCAAAACGTAAAAGGGAAGGTGATACTGGATTTCTCCCTCGATGCCATCAAAGAAAAACAATTCAAATATGACATTTTAGAGAATTTTGCTCAATTCGTTCAGGTGATCCCATCAAAAGATATTAAAAGAAAGGCAAAGGATGAACTGGATTATAACGAGATGGTGAATCATATGATCAGAAGTGCTACAACGAAAACAGTGGATAAGGATACTCTCCGTTATCAATCCACGTTTACATTGCCTCAGGATGCCAACCTTGAGGACTACTCTCTAATTGTTCCATTCGAGACATTGAGCAGAAATGATAAGCCGGTCAAAATGAAACCGTTCGAAATCAATCTGAAATAA